The genomic DNA GCCCGCGACGAGATGCACTACCGCAAGGGCCTGACTGGGCTGGCCTACGAGATCGTTATCAACTCAAGCCCCTGCATCAGCTACGTCATGGAAGAGAACACCATGACCATGCAGACGCTGGTGATCGCCCACGCCGCATTCGGCCACAACCATTTCTTCAAGAATAATCAGCTGTTCCGGACCTGGACCGACGCCGAGGGCATTCTGGACTACCTGGATTTTGCCAAGGGCTACATCACCCAGTGCGAGGAGCGCTACGGGGTGCAGGCGGTGGAACGGCTGCTCGATGCGGCGCATGCGCTCATGAGCCACGGGGTCCACCGTTTCCCGCGCAAGGGCCGGCTCAACCTGCGCCAGGAACGGGAGCGGGAGGAGGCGCGGCGGCAGTACCTGGAGGCCACTTTCAACGACCTCTGGCGGACGGTGCCCACGCCCGAGTCCGGGGGGAGTCCCCCGCCGGAACTGCAGGCGCTGGATGCGCGCCAACGCCGGTTGGGGTTGCCCGAGGAGAACCTGCTCTACTTCCTGGAAAAGCGGGCGCCGCGGCTGCATCACTGGCAGCGCGAGGTGTTGCGCATCGTGCGGCAGGTGGCGCAGTACTTCTATCCGCAGAAGCAGACCAAGGTGATGAACGAGGGCTGCGCCACGACGGTGCACTACAGCATCATGAACCGTCTGCACCAGTCCGGTCAGATTGACGATGGCGCCTACCTTGAGTTCTTGCACAACCATACCAACGTGGTGGCGCAACCGGACTTCGACGACCCCCGGTTCTCGGGCATCAACCCCTATGCCCTCGGTTTTGACATCCTTCAGGACATTAAACGGATCTGTGAGTCGCCCACCGACGAGGACCGGCGCTGGTTCCCGGACATCGCCGGTAACCAGGACCCGTTGGGCACCTGGAAGCACGCCTGGGCGGAGTACCGGGACGAGAGCTTCATCCAGCAGTTCCTGAGTCCGCGGTTGATGCGCCAGTGGCGGTTGTTCCGTATCCACAACGACGCCGAGGACCCCGACCTGGAGGTCACTGCCATCCACGATGACGCCGGTTACCGGGAACTGCGCCAGTCGTTGGCGGCACAGTACGATCTGGCGCGCCAGGAAGTGGATCTGCAGGTGGTTGATGTGGACCTGGTGGGGGATCGCAAGCTGATCCTGGAGCATCGGGTGGTGGACGGCGTGCTCCTGGATTCCGCCAGCACGCTGCAGGTGCTGCGGCACCTGGCCAATCTTTGGGGCTACGGGGTGATCCTGCTGGAGCGGGACGCCCGCAGCGACCGGGTGGTCAACGAGTATCCGGAGGTAGAGCCGGACGACCCCCTGGTTGACGGGGCCTGACCCGGCAGGCCGCCGCCGGTCCTGCCGGCTTCTTCATACCCCCGGGCACGGATGCTGATCATGCGACAAGGCACCTCGGACGATTATTTCGACTGGCGGCCCGCCACCACCGATGACATCCCGGTGGTCCGGCGCGTGGCCGCCGAGACTTGGTGGCAGTGTTACCGGGGAATGATCAGTGACGGGCAGATCCGGTACATGCTTGACTGGATGTACGCCCCGGAGTTGCTGCGTCGCGAGTTGCAGGGGCTTGTCAACTGGCTGCTGTTGGTCCGCAGGGTTGACCGGGCGGTGGCGGGGTTCGCCGCCTGGGCGCCCCACGATGGCGCTGCGGCGCGGTTGCACAAGCTTTACGTTCACCCTGATCACCAGCGCCGCGGAGGGGCCATGCTGCTGCTGGAGGCGGTAACCCGGCAGGTGACCCATGCAGGCCACAGCGCTCTGACCCTCACGGTGAACCGCTCCAATGACGAAGCCCTGGCCTTCTACCGGCGCGCAGGGTTTGTCTGCCAGGGGCAGCAGTGCAAGGAGATCGGTGGCGGGTTCGTGATGGATGACTACGTCATGGCCCTGAGCCTGGAGCAAGCAGCGGGGCCGGCAACCGACCGCAAAAGCGGTTAGAATAGCGGCATGTCAGGAAATACGTTAGGCAAACTGTTTACCGTCACCACCTTCGGCGAGAGCCACGGGCCTGCGCTGGGGGCGATTGTCGATGGTTGTCCACCCGGGCTGCCACTGAGCGAGGCCGATCTCCAGCACGATCTTGATCGCCGTCGCCCGGGGACGTCCAAGTTCACGACGCAGCGCAAGGAGCCCGACCAGGTCCGTATCCTGTCGGGGGTCTTCGAGGGGTACACCACCGGCACGCCCATCGGGCTGCTTATCGAGAATCAGGACCAGCGCTCCAAGGACTACTCCGAAATCGCCCAGCGTTTCCGGCCGGGTCACGCCGATTACACGTACACCCAGAAGTATGGCGTGCGTGACTATCGCGGCGGTGGCCGGTCGTCGGCGCGGGAGACCGCCATGCGGGTGGCCGCTGGAGGGATTGCCCGTAAGTACCTGCGGGAGCGGCTGGGTATCACCGTCCAGGGCTGCCTGACCCAGCTCGGACCGATCGAACTGTGCATCAAGGACTGGATGGCGGTGGATCAGAACCCTTTCTTCAGTGCCGACCCGGAGCGGGTGCCGGATCTCGAGTCGTTCATGCACGACCTGCGCAAGTCCGGCAACTCCATTGGCGCTGCGGTTACCGTGGTGGCCCGTGGCTGCCCTGCGGGTCTGGGTGAGCCGGTCTTCGACCGCCTGGATGCGGACCTGGCCCACTCACTGATGAGCATCAACGCGGTCAAGGGGGTTGAGCTGGGGACGGGGTTTGCCAGTGTCATGCAACATGGCAGTGAACACCGTGATGAGCTCACCCCGGAGGGCTTCACCAGCAATAACAGCGGTGGTGTGCTGGGTGGGCTGTCCACTGGGCAGGATGTAGTCGCCCGCATCGCGCTCAAGCCCACGTCCAGCATCCTCGTGCCGGGCCGGACCATCGATGCTGCCGGCGAACCGGTGCCGGTGGTCACCAAGGGGCGGCACGACCCCTGCGTGGGTATCCGTGCCGTACCCATCGCCGAGGCCATGATGGCCCTGACCCTCATGGATCACTGGCTGCGCCACCGCGCCCAGTGCGCCGACGTAAACGCCGAGACGCCGACGATACCCGCCAGCAACCGCTGATGGCCTCAGCATTACCCTACTGGCGGTTATCCAGCTTTTACTTTTTCTTCTTTGCCGCCCTGGGTGCCCTGGTACCTTACTGGGGCCCTTACCTGCGGCAACTCGGCTTCAGTTCCGCCGAGATAGGCCAGCTGCTGGCCATTCTGCACGCCACCAAGATCATCGCCCCGAATCTCTGGGGCTGGTTGGCCGATCACCTGGGCCGGCGCATGCTCATCGTGCGGCTGGCGGCATTGGCGGCGCTCCTGCTGTTCGCCGGGGCCCTGGTGGAGGGCGGGTTTTGGTGGATGGCGTTGGTCATGGCCGGGTTCAGCTTTTTCTGGAACGCCGCTCTGCCTCAGTTCGAGGCCAACACCTTCAACCACCTGGGGCAGCGTCCTCAGGTCTACAGCCTGGTGCGGCTGTGGGGTTCGGTAGGGTTCATCGTCACGGTGATCGGCTTTGGCCGGGCGGTGGATCACTTCGGTCTGGACCTCCTGCCCTGGGGCATTTTGCTGCTGTTCGCCGGGCTCTGGATCTCTGCGCTGATCGCGCCGGAGGGGCGCAATGGCCAGGGTAATGGGGATCATCCGCCGTTCCTCGCGGTCCTGCGTCAGCCCCACGTGCTGGGCTTTCTGCTCGCCTGCATGCTGCTGCAGGCCAGCCACGGGCCCTTCTACGCTTTCTTCAGCATTTACCTGGAGGATCATGGCTATTCCGGTAGCACCATCGGGATCCTGTGGGCGGTGGGCGTGGTCGCCGAGGTGTTGCTGTTCCTGGTCATGCACCGGTTATTGCCCCGTTACGGCCCCCGTTTGCTGCTCACCATTGCCCTGGTGCTGGCGGTGGTGCGTTGGCTGCTGCTCGGCGCCTTCGTGGACAGTCTTGCCCTGGTGGCGCTCTCGCAGACGCTGCATGCGGCGACGTTCGGCGTCTACCACGCGGTGGGCATCCACACCATCAACCGTTACTTCGTCGGCGGCAACCAGGGCCGGGGGCAGGCGCTCTACAGCAGCCTGACCTTTGGGGCCGGGGTGGCGCTGGGCAGCCTGGTGGCCGGGTGGTTGTGGGATGACTGGGGTGGCCATACCTACTACCTGGGGGCGCTGGTGGCGGCAGTGGCCGCGGTGCTGGCATGGGTGAGCCTGCAACGCGAGGCGCATTGAGCACTGGTTCCCGGTGCCCGTTTGCCCTGATATGAATCAATAGCGCGATTTCGATATACTGGAGCGCTGAATCAAGGGCGGTGCAGCGCGCCGCCCGTTTGTCCCGCAAGACACTGATGGTGATCGCTATGTCTGGCAAGACCCTTTACGACAAGCTCTGGGAAGCCCATGTGGTGCGTGAGAACCCCGATGGTTCTGCGCTGCTGTATGTGGATCGCCAGCTGCTGCACGAAGTGACCTCGCCGCAGGCCTTCGAGGGGTTGCGCCTGGCCGGCCGCCGGCCCTGGCGGGTAGAGGCCAACCTGGCGGTCACCGACCACAACGTGCCCACCACCAATCGGGCCCAGGGTATCGCTGATCCGGTCTCCCGGGTGCAGGTGCAGACGCTGGACAAGAACTGCGAGGAGTTCGGCATTACCGAGTACGGCATGCTGGACCGGCGCCAGGGGATCGTCCACGTGGTGGGGCCGGAGCAGGGTGCGACGCAGCCCGGCATGACGGTGGTCTGTGGCGACTCGCACACCTCGACCCACGGCGCCCTGGGTGCCCTCGCTTTCGGGATCGGCACCTCCGAGGTGGAGCACGCGCTGGCCACCCAGACGGTAGTGCAGAAGAAGGCCAAACGCATGCTGGTCCGCGTGGACGGCCAGCTGGGCCGGGGCGTCACTGCCAAGGATGTGGTCCTGGCCATCATCGGCAAGATCGGCACTGCCGGGGGCACCGGCTACGCCATCGAGTTCGGTGGTGAAGCCGTCCGCTCGCTCTCCGTCGAGGGCCGGATGACCATCTGCAACATGTCCATCGAAGGCGGTGCCCGCTGCGGCATGGTGGCAGTGGACGACAAGACCATCGAGTACGTGCGCGGCCGCCCCTTCGCACCCAAGGGCGAGCACTGGGACAAGGCGGTCGAGTACTGGAAGACCCTGCACAGTGACCCGGACGCTGAGTTCGACCGGGTGGTGGTGCTGGATGCCGCCGAGATCGAGCCGCAGGTCACCTGGGGGACCTCCCCGGAGATGGTGGTGCCGGTGGGTGGCCGGGTGCCGAACCCCTTCGAGGAACAGGACGAGGTCAAGCGCAGCAGCATGGGCCGTGCGCTCGATTACATGGGCCTGCAGCCCGGTACGCCGATCAAGGAAATCCAGCTGGATCGCGTCTTTATCGGCTCCTGCACCAACTCCCGGATCGAGGACCTGCGCGCCGCCGCCGAGGTGGTCCGCGGTCACAAGGTGGCTGACACGCTGACCCAGGCGCTGGTGGTTCCCGGCTCGGGGGTGGTGAAGGCCCAGGCCGAGAAGGAAGGCCTGGACAAGATCTTTATCGAGGCCGGTTTCGAATGGCGCGAGCCGGGCTGCTCCATGTGCCTGGCCATGAACGCCGACCGGTTGCAGGCCGGTGAGCGTTGCGCCTCCACCTCGAACCGGAATTTCGAGGGGCGGCAGGGGCAGGGCGGCCGGACGCACCTGGTCAACCCTTCCATGGCTGCGGCCGCGGCCATCGCCGGCCACTTTGTGGACGTGCGACACTGGCCCGAACAGCAGTGATGCCGCATTGATCCCGGAGCCGGTGGGCCTCAGGGGCCACCGGCTGACTTTATTCTCCCCTGGAGGTCGGACCATGCGTTACTTCGCGATTCTCATGCTGCTGGGCCTGCTGGTGAGCGGTTGTGCCACCATCGAGGGCGCCGGAGAGGACATTGAGCAGACCGGCGAAGTCATCCAGGAAGAAGCCGATACCGAAGAGGATTGATCGCCTCATGGAACCATTCATCACGCACAAGGGGGTAGTGGCGCCGTTGGACCGGGCTAACGTGGACACCGACGCCATCATCCCCAAGCAGTTTCTCAAGTCCATCCGCCGTACCGGGTTTGGTCCCTTCCTGTTCGACGAATGGCGTTACCTGGACGAGGGTCAGCCGGACATGGATTGCAGCCAGCGCCCGGTCAACCCGGATTTCGTCCTGAACCAGCCCCGCTATGAAGGCG from Alkalispirillum mobile includes the following:
- a CDS encoding GNAT family N-acetyltransferase, with the protein product MRQGTSDDYFDWRPATTDDIPVVRRVAAETWWQCYRGMISDGQIRYMLDWMYAPELLRRELQGLVNWLLLVRRVDRAVAGFAAWAPHDGAAARLHKLYVHPDHQRRGGAMLLLEAVTRQVTHAGHSALTLTVNRSNDEALAFYRRAGFVCQGQQCKEIGGGFVMDDYVMALSLEQAAGPATDRKSG
- the aroC gene encoding chorismate synthase, whose translation is MSGNTLGKLFTVTTFGESHGPALGAIVDGCPPGLPLSEADLQHDLDRRRPGTSKFTTQRKEPDQVRILSGVFEGYTTGTPIGLLIENQDQRSKDYSEIAQRFRPGHADYTYTQKYGVRDYRGGGRSSARETAMRVAAGGIARKYLRERLGITVQGCLTQLGPIELCIKDWMAVDQNPFFSADPERVPDLESFMHDLRKSGNSIGAAVTVVARGCPAGLGEPVFDRLDADLAHSLMSINAVKGVELGTGFASVMQHGSEHRDELTPEGFTSNNSGGVLGGLSTGQDVVARIALKPTSSILVPGRTIDAAGEPVPVVTKGRHDPCVGIRAVPIAEAMMALTLMDHWLRHRAQCADVNAETPTIPASNR
- a CDS encoding MFS transporter, which codes for MASALPYWRLSSFYFFFFAALGALVPYWGPYLRQLGFSSAEIGQLLAILHATKIIAPNLWGWLADHLGRRMLIVRLAALAALLLFAGALVEGGFWWMALVMAGFSFFWNAALPQFEANTFNHLGQRPQVYSLVRLWGSVGFIVTVIGFGRAVDHFGLDLLPWGILLLFAGLWISALIAPEGRNGQGNGDHPPFLAVLRQPHVLGFLLACMLLQASHGPFYAFFSIYLEDHGYSGSTIGILWAVGVVAEVLLFLVMHRLLPRYGPRLLLTIALVLAVVRWLLLGAFVDSLALVALSQTLHAATFGVYHAVGIHTINRYFVGGNQGRGQALYSSLTFGAGVALGSLVAGWLWDDWGGHTYYLGALVAAVAAVLAWVSLQREAH
- a CDS encoding SpoVR family protein, with translation MTRLEESARLLYRGADWDYDKLKRVHDAVERIAHEELGLDTYPNQIEVISSEQMLDAYSSLGMPLFYRHWSFGKHFARDEMHYRKGLTGLAYEIVINSSPCISYVMEENTMTMQTLVIAHAAFGHNHFFKNNQLFRTWTDAEGILDYLDFAKGYITQCEERYGVQAVERLLDAAHALMSHGVHRFPRKGRLNLRQEREREEARRQYLEATFNDLWRTVPTPESGGSPPPELQALDARQRRLGLPEENLLYFLEKRAPRLHHWQREVLRIVRQVAQYFYPQKQTKVMNEGCATTVHYSIMNRLHQSGQIDDGAYLEFLHNHTNVVAQPDFDDPRFSGINPYALGFDILQDIKRICESPTDEDRRWFPDIAGNQDPLGTWKHAWAEYRDESFIQQFLSPRLMRQWRLFRIHNDAEDPDLEVTAIHDDAGYRELRQSLAAQYDLARQEVDLQVVDVDLVGDRKLILEHRVVDGVLLDSASTLQVLRHLANLWGYGVILLERDARSDRVVNEYPEVEPDDPLVDGA
- a CDS encoding entericidin A/B family lipoprotein; translation: MRYFAILMLLGLLVSGCATIEGAGEDIEQTGEVIQEEADTEED
- the leuC gene encoding 3-isopropylmalate dehydratase large subunit, whose product is MSGKTLYDKLWEAHVVRENPDGSALLYVDRQLLHEVTSPQAFEGLRLAGRRPWRVEANLAVTDHNVPTTNRAQGIADPVSRVQVQTLDKNCEEFGITEYGMLDRRQGIVHVVGPEQGATQPGMTVVCGDSHTSTHGALGALAFGIGTSEVEHALATQTVVQKKAKRMLVRVDGQLGRGVTAKDVVLAIIGKIGTAGGTGYAIEFGGEAVRSLSVEGRMTICNMSIEGGARCGMVAVDDKTIEYVRGRPFAPKGEHWDKAVEYWKTLHSDPDAEFDRVVVLDAAEIEPQVTWGTSPEMVVPVGGRVPNPFEEQDEVKRSSMGRALDYMGLQPGTPIKEIQLDRVFIGSCTNSRIEDLRAAAEVVRGHKVADTLTQALVVPGSGVVKAQAEKEGLDKIFIEAGFEWREPGCSMCLAMNADRLQAGERCASTSNRNFEGRQGQGGRTHLVNPSMAAAAAIAGHFVDVRHWPEQQ